In Verrucomicrobiia bacterium, a genomic segment contains:
- a CDS encoding RHS repeat-associated core domain-containing protein gives MIAEVEEVTGEVRMHVWGADLSGSLQGAGGVGGLLMTFIINGPNAGVYFPVYDGNGNVMGYVRGADGLLVVQYEYGPFGELLRATGPLSQTFNYLFSTKPLDWEIGLLYYGHRYYNPTTGRWPSRDPLGEKGGINLYEFVRNNPILKVDPDGRNPIIIGGGIIVVGGGGAYVGLCINRWACRRYRDLTLGLGEAQANANAPDGSTHRGAGATPGNDADMLTHCITSCDLARHPGPCGSPDRALDFMQERETGNDAATQIDRLNNEVGFGVGISSQRQGQTCTAACLAALNRGLLYTIRNGAPASSPPRR, from the coding sequence ATGATCGCCGAAGTGGAAGAAGTGACGGGCGAGGTGCGAATGCACGTGTGGGGGGCGGACTTGAGCGGCTCCCTGCAAGGCGCGGGCGGCGTGGGCGGGTTATTGATGACGTTCATCATTAATGGCCCGAATGCAGGGGTGTATTTTCCGGTTTATGATGGGAATGGGAACGTGATGGGGTATGTGCGGGGGGCGGATGGTTTGTTGGTGGTGCAATATGAGTATGGCCCTTTTGGCGAACTCCTCCGCGCCACTGGCCCCCTCTCCCAGACCTTCAACTACCTCTTCTCCACCAAACCCCTCGACTGGGAAATCGGCCTCCTCTACTACGGCCACCGCTACTACAATCCCACCACCGGCCGGTGGCCAAGCAGAGACCCGTTGGGGGAGAAGGGTGGCATTAATCTCTACGAGTTCGTGAGGAACAATCCTATCTTGAAGGTTGATCCAGACGGACGCAATCCAATCATTATCGGTGGCGGGATAATCGTTGTGGGTGGTGGTGGTGCTTACGTTGGCCTCTGCATCAACCGATGGGCCTGTCGGCGGTATCGCGACCTGACTCTTGGACTTGGTGAAGCCCAAGCCAACGCAAACGCTCCAGACGGTTCGACTCATCGCGGTGCAGGTGCTACTCCGGGCAATGACGCTGATATGCTGACACACTGCATCACCTCGTGCGATCTGGCACGACATCCAGGGCCTTGTGGCAGTCCTGACAGGGCGCTGGACTTCATGCAAGAACGAGAAACCGGCAACGACGCTGCGACGCAAATTGACCGGCTCAACAACGAAGTAGGCTTTGGAGTTGGAATCAGCTCACAGAGGCAGGGGCAAACCTGCACCGCTGCGTGTCTCGCTGCCTTGAATCGTGGCTTGCTCTACACCATTCGTAACGGAGCACCAGCGTCATCACCACCGAGGAGATAG
- a CDS encoding ATP-binding cassette domain-containing protein encodes MNPAESHPKGVKVAVRGLNKAYGQQTVLHDLSFEVAPGELFVIMGPSGSGKSVLLRHIIGLENPDAGEILIDGQPVDGGQIMDRYRMAMVFQSGALLNSLTVGENVGLYLSEHRLKPPEEIQRIVREKLELVGMAGTEHKLPGELSGGMKKRVAIARALVVEPQLILYDEPTSELDPLIAVTIAEEIVRLNDRTGATSLVVTHDRDLAFGIADRMAILLGGRLRALGTPAQIRQCPDPEVQKFLSADFKFKPQT; translated from the coding sequence ATGAATCCGGCGGAATCCCATCCCAAGGGCGTCAAGGTGGCCGTGCGCGGCCTCAACAAGGCCTACGGCCAGCAAACCGTGCTGCACGACTTGAGCTTCGAGGTGGCCCCCGGCGAGCTGTTCGTCATCATGGGGCCCAGCGGCAGCGGCAAAAGTGTCCTGCTCCGCCACATCATCGGATTGGAAAACCCGGACGCCGGCGAAATCTTAATTGATGGCCAGCCGGTGGACGGCGGCCAGATCATGGACCGCTACCGCATGGCCATGGTCTTCCAAAGCGGCGCGCTCCTCAATTCCCTCACCGTGGGCGAAAATGTGGGGCTTTACCTCAGCGAGCACCGCCTCAAGCCCCCCGAGGAAATTCAGCGCATCGTCCGGGAAAAACTGGAGCTCGTGGGCATGGCCGGCACCGAACACAAACTGCCCGGCGAACTTTCCGGCGGCATGAAAAAGCGCGTCGCCATCGCCCGGGCCTTGGTGGTGGAACCCCAGCTCATCCTCTACGATGAACCCACCAGCGAGCTGGACCCCTTGATTGCCGTGACCATTGCCGAGGAAATCGTGCGTCTGAACGACCGCACCGGCGCCACCTCCCTCGTGGTGACCCATGACCGCGACCTGGCCTTCGGCATTGCCGATCGCATGGCCATCCTCCTGGGCGGCCGGCTCCGGGCCCTCGGCACCCCCGCCCAAATCCGGCAATGCCCCGATCCCGAAGTGCAAAAGTTTTTATCCGCAGACTTTAAATTCAAACCTCAAACCTGA
- a CDS encoding DUF1501 domain-containing protein has protein sequence MWHRPIPPSRRDFLKTASAAMLGALAAGFPRRLAAESAPKIEPAADRLIILWMAGGMAHTETFDPKRYTPFSSGLKPSDVLSTFPSIPTVVDGIRFSAGLENLAKVMDRGTLIRSYTAGDLGFILHSRHQYQWHTGYAPPQTVAAPHLGAVIARTLGPLNPAVPAFINIGQRFDVGEGEELKAFTTAGFLGSEYGPFNIPFPEQAARAIQPPEGMTPGRFQNRERFYRQLLAHSPIMRHGSEYQRESLLRAMDNAHRLLNSPAAKAFDLSLEPEASLRQYTGGVTNLAKISEARQTRDGTYEKSTVGRFGLGCLLARRLAEAGARFIEVTTEYIPFLNWDTHENGHEKLVHMKQAIDAPIARLILDLEERGLLDRTLVVLASEFSRDSLVEGKPDKKVKDQVDVPDTIQDPKHYGMHRHFTDAGCVLMWGGGVKKGYLHGLTADERPCKTLRDRVVIEDLHATIYYLMGISPQLAYEVEKRPFYVTRDGQGQPIKALMARG, from the coding sequence ATGTGGCACCGTCCTATTCCTCCCTCGCGCCGTGACTTTCTGAAAACCGCCTCCGCCGCCATGCTCGGCGCCCTGGCGGCCGGTTTCCCGCGCCGTTTGGCGGCCGAAAGCGCCCCCAAAATCGAACCCGCAGCCGACCGCCTCATCATTCTCTGGATGGCCGGCGGCATGGCCCACACCGAAACCTTCGATCCCAAGCGTTACACGCCGTTTTCCAGTGGCCTCAAACCCTCCGACGTCCTCAGCACCTTTCCCAGCATCCCCACGGTGGTGGACGGCATCCGCTTCTCGGCAGGGCTGGAAAACCTGGCCAAAGTCATGGACCGCGGCACGTTGATCCGCTCCTACACCGCGGGGGACCTCGGCTTCATCTTGCACTCCCGCCATCAATACCAGTGGCACACCGGTTATGCGCCCCCCCAGACGGTGGCGGCGCCCCACCTTGGCGCGGTCATCGCCCGCACCCTGGGGCCCCTCAATCCCGCCGTCCCCGCCTTCATCAACATTGGCCAGCGTTTCGACGTCGGCGAAGGTGAGGAGCTTAAGGCCTTCACCACCGCCGGCTTTCTGGGAAGCGAATACGGCCCCTTTAACATCCCGTTTCCCGAGCAGGCCGCGCGGGCCATCCAGCCCCCGGAAGGCATGACGCCGGGACGCTTTCAAAACCGCGAGCGTTTTTACCGCCAGCTCCTGGCCCACAGCCCCATCATGCGCCACGGCAGCGAGTACCAGCGCGAATCCTTGCTGCGGGCGATGGACAACGCCCACCGCCTGCTCAACTCGCCCGCCGCCAAGGCTTTCGATTTAAGCCTGGAACCTGAAGCCTCGCTGCGCCAATACACCGGCGGAGTGACCAACCTCGCCAAAATCTCCGAAGCGCGGCAAACCCGCGACGGCACCTACGAAAAAAGCACTGTGGGCCGCTTTGGCCTGGGTTGCCTGCTGGCCCGCCGGCTGGCCGAGGCCGGGGCGCGTTTCATCGAGGTCACCACCGAGTACATCCCCTTTCTCAACTGGGACACCCACGAGAACGGCCACGAAAAACTGGTGCACATGAAGCAGGCCATTGACGCGCCCATTGCCCGCCTGATTTTGGACCTCGAAGAGCGCGGCCTCCTGGATCGCACCCTCGTCGTGCTGGCCAGCGAGTTCAGCCGCGACTCCCTCGTCGAAGGCAAACCCGATAAAAAAGTCAAAGACCAGGTGGATGTCCCCGACACCATTCAGGACCCCAAACACTACGGCATGCACCGCCACTTCACCGATGCCGGCTGCGTCCTGATGTGGGGCGGCGGCGTGAAAAAAGGCTACCTGCACGGCCTGACCGCCGATGAACGGCCCTGCAAGACCTTGCGGGACCGCGTGGTCATCGAAGACCTCCACGCCACAATTTATTATTTGATGGGCATCTCCCCCCAGCTCGCCTACGAAGTTGAAAAACGGCCCTTCTATGTCACCCGCGACGGCCAGGGCCAGCCCATCAAGGCCCTCATGGCCAGGGGATGA
- a CDS encoding ABC transporter permease, which produces MFQNIGEMLILFWRTLQALPLLLRHRQKVMDQMFEIGNASLLMACILSFFIGGVLALQTGPVLAERGLASLLGGVVGISICKELAPVMMSILIAGRIGSAMAAEIGSMKVYQELDALRTLNINPVHYLVLPRMTAIAVALPTLVLFAVLTGWLGGAVVAHYNQSIAISFPTYFNNLQEIVELGDLAHGLFKTFCFALVVGLVSCHQGLVTIGGPRGIGRSVTKAVVNSIVLILILDYFVTRLLLYFEE; this is translated from the coding sequence ATGTTTCAAAACATTGGCGAGATGCTGATTCTGTTCTGGCGCACGCTGCAGGCGCTGCCCTTGCTCCTGCGCCATCGCCAGAAGGTCATGGATCAGATGTTTGAAATCGGCAACGCCAGTTTGTTGATGGCGTGCATCCTCTCCTTTTTCATTGGCGGCGTGCTGGCCCTGCAGACCGGCCCCGTGCTGGCCGAGCGCGGCCTGGCCAGCCTCTTGGGCGGCGTGGTGGGCATCAGCATCTGCAAGGAGCTGGCGCCGGTCATGATGTCCATCCTGATCGCCGGCCGCATCGGCTCCGCCATGGCGGCCGAAATTGGCTCCATGAAAGTCTATCAGGAACTGGACGCCCTCCGCACCCTCAACATCAATCCCGTCCATTATCTGGTCCTGCCCCGCATGACCGCCATCGCCGTGGCGCTGCCCACCCTGGTGTTGTTTGCCGTGTTGACCGGCTGGCTGGGCGGCGCGGTGGTGGCCCATTACAACCAGTCCATCGCCATTTCCTTTCCCACCTATTTCAACAACCTGCAGGAAATCGTGGAATTGGGCGACCTGGCGCATGGCCTGTTCAAAACCTTCTGCTTCGCCCTCGTGGTCGGGCTGGTCTCCTGCCATCAGGGACTGGTCACCATCGGCGGCCCGCGCGGCATCGGCCGCTCCGTCACCAAGGCCGTCGTCAACTCCATCGTGCTCATCCTGATTTTGGACTATTTTGTCACCCGGCTGCTGCTCTACTTCGAGGAATGA
- a CDS encoding MlaD family protein produces the protein MRNTLETRLGIFAALAVIVAVIILELAGSKDLFLKTYPVHALFKNVHELKVGDPVKMAGVPVGRVDSVTLTNNLVQVTLRLRKDVVVRTDSKARIKFTGLMGQNFVALDFGSEKGLPLEPGKFIETVEGADLSEMLAKVDNVASGIENITRSFSGDRIDNLLGPLTDFLKQNREPLTLTIGNLRSISDQIAQGRGTVGRLIREDTLHTTAVNTLSNFEATALEVRSAIDEGRAVIANAKTITTNLNLALSRVNEMLDGVQAGKGTVGLLLKDDKLYTETSTAMTNLREIMQKINRGQGSVGRLVNDESLFKNAKLTLQKLDKATESLEDQGPLSVLGMAVGTLF, from the coding sequence ATGCGCAACACTCTCGAAACCCGGTTGGGCATCTTTGCTGCGCTGGCCGTGATTGTGGCCGTCATCATTCTCGAGCTGGCCGGCAGCAAGGACCTGTTCCTTAAAACCTACCCCGTCCACGCCCTCTTCAAAAACGTGCACGAACTCAAAGTGGGCGACCCCGTGAAAATGGCCGGCGTGCCCGTCGGCCGCGTGGACAGCGTAACCCTCACCAACAACCTCGTCCAGGTCACCCTCCGCCTCCGCAAGGACGTCGTCGTGCGTACCGACTCCAAGGCCCGCATCAAGTTCACCGGCCTCATGGGCCAGAACTTTGTAGCGCTCGATTTCGGCTCCGAAAAAGGCCTCCCCCTCGAGCCCGGCAAATTCATCGAAACCGTGGAGGGGGCGGACCTCAGCGAGATGCTGGCCAAGGTGGACAATGTGGCCAGCGGCATCGAAAACATCACCCGCAGCTTCAGCGGCGACCGCATTGACAACCTCCTGGGGCCCCTGACCGATTTCCTCAAGCAAAACCGCGAGCCCCTCACCCTCACCATTGGCAACCTCCGCAGCATCTCCGATCAAATCGCCCAGGGCCGTGGCACCGTGGGCCGCCTCATCCGCGAAGACACCCTCCACACCACCGCCGTGAACACCCTTTCCAACTTTGAAGCCACCGCCCTCGAAGTCCGCAGCGCCATTGACGAAGGCCGGGCCGTCATCGCCAACGCCAAGACCATCACCACCAACCTCAACCTCGCCCTCTCCCGCGTCAACGAAATGTTGGATGGCGTCCAGGCCGGCAAGGGCACCGTCGGCCTCCTCCTCAAGGACGACAAGCTCTACACCGAAACCTCCACCGCCATGACCAACCTGCGGGAAATCATGCAGAAGATCAACCGCGGCCAGGGCTCCGTGGGCCGCCTGGTCAACGATGAAAGCCTCTTCAAAAACGCCAAACTGACCCTCCAAAAACTCGACAAAGCCACCGAAAGCCTCGAAGACCAGGGACCTTTGAGCGTCCTGGGCATGGCCGTGGGCACCTTGTTCTAA